One segment of Methanolinea sp. DNA contains the following:
- a CDS encoding MBL fold metallo-hydrolase, with protein sequence MTAITVHDGAMGIGGNKILVEEGDAAVFLDFGKNFGKYGYYFEEFLTNRDTRGIHDLYHLDLVPRLNVYRADLVPSDLRLDGHPSPRVKAVLASHAHADHVGNVGLLDLSIPVAGSPLTLAIMKAMQDTSQNAGIKAEACYVSPRDAADGSGLVLRAASNRPHRARVAACTAPPRGALVEFLSRRPGQDAPKAKRFEPADCLPLDALALPFDVAAHEVDHSIYGATAYVLRGDVTVAYTGDIRLHGAHGEKTRDFASRARDATVLVIEGTRAGRGEDPGGEGGSRTGERDVHETCRAACEDARGLVIADFSPRNFERLETFLRIARETGRSLVVTPKDIYLLRAMECADGIPRTGSLLVYDELSDGKNRKWESEVVVPLAGDRYVGPGTIRADPDGYILCFSFFDVKHLLDIKPEGGLYIYSACEAFSEEMEIDFWRLWNWIRRFGMEARGFSVGKDGKPTFEPGFHASGHAPPRDLAWIIDRVDPDVLVPVHTTNHAWFSENFGSTRIVRDGERLEF encoded by the coding sequence GTGACCGCGATCACCGTGCACGACGGCGCCATGGGGATCGGCGGGAACAAGATCCTCGTCGAGGAGGGGGACGCAGCCGTCTTCCTCGACTTCGGGAAGAACTTCGGGAAGTACGGGTACTACTTCGAGGAGTTCCTCACGAACAGGGACACGCGCGGGATCCACGACCTCTACCACCTCGACCTCGTCCCGCGGCTGAACGTCTACCGCGCAGACCTCGTCCCCTCCGACCTCCGGCTGGACGGCCACCCTTCCCCCCGCGTGAAGGCCGTCCTCGCGAGCCACGCCCACGCCGACCACGTGGGGAACGTCGGGCTCCTCGACCTCTCGATCCCGGTCGCGGGATCGCCCCTCACCCTCGCCATCATGAAGGCGATGCAGGACACCTCGCAGAACGCGGGCATCAAGGCCGAGGCCTGCTACGTCTCGCCGAGGGACGCCGCGGACGGATCCGGCCTCGTCCTCCGCGCCGCGAGTAACCGCCCGCACAGGGCCCGGGTGGCCGCCTGCACCGCCCCTCCCCGCGGGGCGCTCGTCGAATTCCTCTCGCGGCGGCCCGGGCAGGACGCGCCGAAGGCAAAGAGATTCGAGCCCGCGGACTGCCTCCCGCTCGACGCGCTCGCCCTCCCCTTCGACGTCGCCGCGCACGAGGTGGACCACTCGATCTACGGGGCGACCGCGTACGTCCTCCGCGGCGACGTCACCGTCGCGTACACGGGCGACATCCGGCTCCACGGGGCGCACGGGGAGAAGACCCGCGACTTCGCCTCCCGGGCGCGGGACGCGACCGTCCTCGTCATCGAGGGGACGCGGGCGGGCCGCGGGGAGGACCCCGGCGGGGAGGGGGGATCCCGCACGGGCGAGCGGGACGTGCACGAGACCTGCAGGGCCGCCTGCGAGGATGCCCGCGGCCTCGTCATCGCGGACTTCTCGCCGAGGAACTTCGAGCGGCTCGAGACCTTCCTCCGGATCGCACGCGAGACGGGGCGCAGCCTCGTCGTCACCCCCAAGGACATCTACCTCCTCCGCGCGATGGAGTGCGCCGACGGGATCCCGCGGACGGGATCGCTCCTCGTCTACGACGAGCTCTCCGACGGGAAGAACAGGAAGTGGGAGTCGGAGGTCGTCGTGCCGCTCGCGGGCGACCGGTACGTCGGCCCCGGCACGATCCGCGCCGACCCGGACGGCTACATCCTCTGCTTCTCGTTCTTCGACGTAAAGCATCTCCTCGACATCAAGCCGGAGGGCGGGCTGTACATCTACTCGGCGTGCGAGGCGTTCTCCGAGGAGATGGAGATCGACTTTTGGCGGCTGTGGAACTGGATCCGGCGGTTCGGGATGGAGGCGAGGGGATTTTCCGTCGGAAAGGACGGGAAGCCCACGTTCGAGCCGGGGTTCCACGCCTCGGGCCACGCGCCGCCGCGGGACCTCGCGTGGATCATCGACCGGGTCGACCCCGACGTCCTCGTCCCGGTCCACACGACGAACCACGCGTGGTTTTCGGAGAACTTCGGGAGCACGAGGATCGTGCGGGACGGGGAGAGGCTTGAGTTCTAG
- a CDS encoding HAD family hydrolase, whose product MQEAVRAAPLRVSAVLFDMDNTLLDFSGAMRTACEAVCGLLGTGRAGDLYALFLRDGGRSIEDHEVHVREFAGGHGVSSAGLLATACRLYEEVLLGSLAPYPGVRETLRALRERGLFLSVVTDARRKNAEARLERAGLSGFFPLVVTAEDAGARKPNPAIFSHAVRLLSVPPSRVLVVGDSLRRDIAPAKAIGARTAHARYGDRNAHEDGGGVTADVTLSDIRDLLAVVAGVGEGEGGGSMVPVGIPGCGSRVGTVPRDDRRAG is encoded by the coding sequence GTGCAGGAAGCTGTCCGCGCTGCCCCTCTCCGGGTGAGCGCCGTCCTCTTCGACATGGACAACACGCTCCTCGATTTTTCCGGGGCGATGCGAACCGCGTGCGAAGCGGTGTGCGGGCTGCTTGGGACCGGCCGGGCAGGGGACCTGTACGCGCTCTTCCTGCGGGACGGCGGGAGGTCGATCGAGGACCACGAGGTCCACGTCCGGGAATTCGCGGGAGGACACGGTGTTTCCTCTGCCGGGCTCCTCGCCACGGCCTGCAGGCTCTACGAGGAGGTGCTGCTCGGGAGCCTCGCCCCGTACCCCGGTGTGCGGGAGACGCTCCGGGCGCTGCGGGAGAGGGGTCTCTTTCTCTCGGTCGTGACCGACGCGCGCCGAAAGAACGCGGAAGCCCGGCTGGAGAGGGCGGGGCTTTCGGGGTTCTTCCCCCTCGTCGTGACGGCGGAGGATGCCGGTGCCCGCAAACCAAACCCCGCGATCTTCTCCCACGCGGTCCGGCTGCTCTCCGTCCCCCCGTCGCGGGTCCTCGTGGTGGGCGACAGCCTCCGGCGGGACATCGCGCCGGCGAAGGCGATAGGGGCGCGGACGGCGCACGCGAGGTACGGCGACCGGAACGCCCACGAGGACGGCGGCGGGGTCACGGCGGACGTGACGCTCTCGGACATCCGGGACCTCCTCGCGGTGGTCGCGGGGGTGGGGGAGGGAGAGGGGGGTGGAAGCATGGTCCCGGTAGGGATACCGGGATGCGGGTCGAGGGTGGGCACCGTGCCGCGAGACGACCGACGCGCGGGGTGA
- a CDS encoding CAP domain-containing protein encodes MARGRSRRDAHAASKALLAVSLLVLSCAFLVPLPPAFSTAGLAGIVASFFLFGIEGYSRAPPGYRSPPRLAAWLLVPALAALFAYSRGSDWTVLGAHLSSLAVLGLLACAAASVSFHRRRPSRALAIAAFVAVSALSAFTLAAAISPQSPLPPTGMPGDGKSPVPPTLPPPGTTARTPPRTPSPVPPPRVDTPADTAKIEQEIYRLANAERAKAGLPALAWDGRLAEVAREHSRDMAAGGYFSHTNPRGEGPDERAARHGYPTRKPLPGGAYMVGIGENIGKMPTGKVLGIGYVPPDAGSIARAQVQSWMASPGHRANILDPDYTVTGVGVAYDGSLYYVSTQDFQ; translated from the coding sequence GTGGCCCGCGGGAGATCCCGGCGCGACGCCCACGCCGCCTCGAAGGCCCTGCTCGCGGTATCGCTCCTCGTCCTTTCGTGCGCGTTCCTCGTCCCGCTCCCGCCCGCGTTCTCCACCGCCGGCCTCGCCGGGATCGTCGCCTCGTTCTTCCTCTTCGGGATCGAGGGGTACTCCCGCGCACCCCCGGGGTACCGGAGCCCGCCCCGTCTCGCCGCGTGGCTCCTCGTCCCGGCCCTCGCGGCACTGTTCGCCTATTCCCGCGGGAGCGACTGGACGGTCCTTGGCGCGCATCTCTCCTCCCTCGCGGTGCTCGGCCTCCTCGCGTGCGCTGCCGCCTCCGTCTCCTTCCACAGGCGGAGGCCATCCCGGGCGCTCGCGATCGCGGCCTTCGTCGCGGTGTCCGCCCTCTCGGCTTTCACCCTCGCGGCGGCGATCTCCCCGCAATCCCCGCTCCCGCCGACGGGGATGCCGGGCGACGGCAAGAGTCCCGTCCCTCCGACCCTGCCACCCCCGGGAACGACGGCCCGCACGCCCCCGCGGACGCCCTCGCCCGTCCCCCCGCCCCGCGTGGACACTCCCGCGGACACGGCCAAAATCGAGCAGGAGATCTACCGGCTGGCGAACGCCGAGAGGGCAAAGGCGGGGCTCCCCGCGCTCGCGTGGGACGGGCGGCTCGCGGAGGTCGCCCGGGAGCACAGCAGGGACATGGCCGCGGGCGGGTACTTCTCGCACACGAACCCCCGCGGCGAGGGGCCGGACGAGCGGGCGGCACGGCACGGATACCCCACGCGCAAGCCCCTCCCGGGCGGCGCGTACATGGTCGGGATCGGGGAGAACATCGGGAAGATGCCGACCGGAAAGGTCCTCGGGATCGGGTACGTCCCGCCCGACGCGGGGAGCATCGCCCGCGCCCAGGTGCAGTCGTGGATGGCGAGCCCGGGCCACAGGGCAAACATCCTCGACCCGGATTACACCGTCACCGGCGTCGGCGTCGCGTATGACGGGAGCCTGTACTACGTCTCGACGCAGGACTTCCAGTGA
- a CDS encoding M23 family metallopeptidase, which translates to MRFSPVLPAVLLAIALVLSAGCTQAPAAGQNAPVTGTVALAVPFPPVPVGSMNGTNLAYELELRVPEGVTAVPQSVEVVDPATGKTLFAAEGDVLAALFHPASVPPPAESERENGTAKLTVPRISLWLVLPPGPVPDRLSHRVVLDVTPAAGAPSAVVATGEVAVRKDLVPVVVGAPVRGPGWVATETTSPSTHHFRAQVTVNGTTRVPQRYAQDWIYVDPATGRIAGDNATDARDYLGFGREILAVGNGTVADALDGLPDIPGVFSAPPATVATMSGNYVILDLGGGKYACYAHLANGSVRVERGDAVAEGQVIGLMGNSGNSDIPHLHFQVVTGSPSFLGSEGYPHVYRSFDVIGTVNMSMLEERLSEPGYSAARAMEEFGSFVAFLGEPVPQENRLPENNVVVRFP; encoded by the coding sequence ATGCGATTCTCCCCCGTCCTCCCCGCAGTCCTCCTCGCAATCGCCCTCGTCCTCTCCGCGGGGTGCACGCAGGCCCCCGCCGCCGGGCAGAACGCGCCCGTGACCGGCACCGTGGCCCTCGCGGTCCCCTTCCCCCCCGTGCCCGTCGGGAGCATGAACGGGACCAACCTCGCCTACGAGCTCGAACTCCGCGTCCCTGAGGGCGTGACCGCCGTGCCGCAGTCCGTCGAGGTAGTCGACCCCGCGACGGGAAAGACGCTGTTTGCGGCGGAGGGCGACGTGCTCGCGGCGCTCTTCCACCCCGCATCCGTCCCTCCCCCCGCGGAGTCCGAGCGCGAGAACGGCACCGCGAAACTCACGGTCCCCCGGATCTCCCTCTGGCTCGTCCTCCCCCCGGGCCCCGTCCCTGACCGCCTCTCCCACCGCGTCGTCCTGGACGTGACTCCCGCTGCCGGGGCTCCATCCGCGGTCGTTGCCACCGGGGAGGTGGCCGTGAGGAAAGACCTTGTGCCCGTTGTCGTCGGTGCGCCGGTGCGCGGTCCCGGCTGGGTCGCCACGGAGACGACGTCGCCCTCCACGCACCACTTCAGGGCACAGGTGACCGTGAACGGGACGACCCGCGTCCCCCAGCGGTACGCGCAGGACTGGATCTACGTCGACCCGGCGACGGGCAGGATCGCGGGGGACAATGCGACGGACGCGAGGGACTATCTCGGGTTCGGCAGGGAGATCCTCGCGGTCGGGAACGGCACGGTCGCAGACGCACTCGACGGCCTGCCGGACATCCCGGGCGTCTTCTCCGCTCCCCCGGCGACCGTCGCGACGATGTCGGGGAATTACGTGATCCTCGACCTCGGGGGCGGGAAGTACGCCTGCTACGCCCACCTCGCGAACGGGTCCGTGAGGGTGGAGAGGGGTGACGCCGTGGCGGAGGGGCAGGTCATCGGCCTCATGGGCAACAGCGGGAACTCTGACATCCCGCACCTCCACTTCCAGGTCGTGACGGGCAGTCCCTCGTTCCTCGGTTCCGAGGGATACCCCCACGTGTACCGTTCTTTCGACGTGATCGGCACCGTGAACATGTCGATGCTCGAGGAGAGGCTTTCCGAGCCCGGCTATTCGGCGGCGCGGGCGATGGAGGAGTTCGGGAGTTTCGTCGCGTTCCTCGGGGAGCCCGTCCCCCAGGAGAACCGCCTCCCGGAGAACAACGTCGTCGTGCGGTTCCCCTGA
- the cas2 gene encoding CRISPR-associated endonuclease Cas2, protein MMAWVFYDIGEDHARSRVASQCLNHGLVRVQKSVFCGEISPSTLRELEEKVREILAEPGEEGDGGVRSVLFLTVCEKCLANVTSAGRPFSPEDVRYPRLVIIG, encoded by the coding sequence ATGATGGCGTGGGTATTCTACGACATCGGGGAGGACCACGCGCGCAGCAGGGTCGCGTCCCAGTGCCTCAACCACGGCCTCGTGAGGGTCCAGAAGAGTGTCTTCTGCGGGGAGATCTCCCCCTCCACCCTCAGGGAACTGGAAGAGAAGGTGCGGGAGATCCTCGCGGAGCCGGGGGAGGAGGGGGACGGGGGAGTGCGATCCGTCCTCTTCCTGACCGTCTGCGAGAAATGCCTCGCGAACGTCACCTCGGCGGGAAGGCCGTTCTCCCCGGAGGACGTCCGGTACCCGCGGCTCGTGATCATCGGGTGA
- the cas1 gene encoding CRISPR-associated endonuclease Cas1: MERSTDIVVQGYGASLRKKENRFVLAHEGETREFPAGVVRQILVSGEATVTSAALRLAAEEGIDVVFCLPHGAPSCRVVPCHGKGIAETRRAQLLAANRPEGYALVAEVTRAKVHNMGHLLAALGRRRGDETLRAEGERILAAVPSVPQAGILPRDAPLLRGAEGNASRHYFAALARVIPPPLYLGTRTRHPAADAFNACLNYGYGILYAEVERACILAGLDPHAGFLHADRYGHLSLVYDLIEQFRQPVVDRAILSLAVRGEISAGDMDGRGYLSPDAKRTVTVAVFSRLDDARPIDGREASFRAAIGENIHSLARSLREGSPYTAFRWGYGR, translated from the coding sequence ATGGAGAGATCGACAGATATCGTCGTGCAGGGATACGGGGCGTCCCTGCGGAAGAAGGAGAACAGGTTCGTCCTCGCCCACGAGGGTGAGACGAGGGAGTTTCCCGCGGGAGTCGTCCGGCAGATCCTCGTCTCCGGGGAGGCGACGGTCACGTCCGCCGCGCTCCGCCTCGCCGCGGAGGAGGGGATCGACGTCGTCTTCTGCCTGCCGCACGGTGCCCCGTCCTGCAGGGTCGTCCCCTGCCACGGGAAGGGGATAGCGGAGACGCGGCGGGCGCAGCTCCTCGCCGCGAACCGGCCGGAGGGCTATGCCCTCGTCGCGGAGGTGACCCGCGCGAAGGTGCACAACATGGGGCACCTCCTCGCCGCACTCGGGAGGAGGAGAGGCGACGAGACGCTCAGGGCAGAGGGAGAGAGAATCCTCGCCGCGGTCCCGTCAGTCCCGCAGGCCGGGATCCTCCCCCGCGATGCGCCTCTCCTCCGGGGTGCCGAGGGGAATGCCTCGCGGCATTACTTTGCGGCACTCGCCCGCGTCATCCCCCCTCCGCTCTACCTCGGGACGAGGACACGGCACCCGGCGGCAGATGCCTTCAACGCGTGCCTCAACTACGGCTACGGGATCCTGTACGCGGAGGTCGAGAGGGCGTGCATCCTCGCCGGCCTCGACCCGCACGCCGGGTTCCTGCACGCCGACCGGTACGGGCATCTCTCCCTCGTGTACGACCTCATCGAGCAGTTCCGGCAGCCCGTCGTCGACCGGGCAATCCTCTCCCTCGCCGTCCGCGGTGAAATCTCGGCCGGCGACATGGACGGGAGGGGATACCTCTCGCCCGACGCGAAGCGGACCGTGACGGTCGCTGTCTTCTCCCGGCTCGACGATGCGCGTCCCATCGACGGGAGGGAGGCGTCGTTCCGGGCTGCCATCGGGGAGAACATCCACTCCCTCGCGAGGTCCCTGCGGGAGGGATCGCCTTATACCGCGTTCCGGTGGGGGTACGGGAGATGA
- the csx2 gene encoding TIGR02221 family CRISPR-associated protein, which yields MSRRTLLSFVGAGPLVPTVYAWQGREVTTPVIQEALAEFFSPGRVVLFSTAEASQKNLPEVARRVPACEEVRIPSGRSEPELWEIFSTVAGTVGEEDAIVFDITHGFRSLPFIAFLSSAYIREVRGARLEAVVYGALEAREGDKTPVFDLTPFVRILDWMGAVRSFAVHGDASGIRGIVDESVAREFREERGDRGLASLREFAARLEAFTLAARMSRPVEAGNFAGRIRDLLPGARGEAARLAPPLGCILDRVEAIGDLAADYPGGGGEIGIPHLQAQRRLVGYQVERGLYMQAVTLAREWIVSLAIVARGEGEGWLEKEVREAAEQGLNAHLKEKRGEKFKPTEYYDWVARHTAGKSLVDAWNRIANIRNDIAHCGMNKTPKKSRNSVQEIGEIPGILEELETLFLPPRA from the coding sequence ATGAGCAGGAGGACGCTCCTCTCCTTCGTGGGCGCCGGACCGCTCGTCCCGACGGTCTACGCGTGGCAAGGCCGCGAGGTCACGACACCCGTGATCCAGGAGGCGCTCGCCGAGTTCTTCTCCCCGGGGAGGGTTGTCCTCTTCTCGACGGCGGAAGCGTCCCAAAAGAACCTGCCGGAGGTCGCCCGGCGGGTCCCGGCGTGCGAGGAGGTGAGGATCCCCTCCGGCCGATCCGAGCCCGAGCTCTGGGAAATCTTCTCGACGGTCGCGGGAACGGTCGGCGAGGAGGACGCGATCGTGTTCGACATCACCCACGGGTTCCGGTCGCTCCCGTTCATCGCGTTCCTCTCGTCGGCGTACATCCGGGAGGTCCGGGGGGCACGTCTCGAGGCCGTGGTCTACGGCGCGTTGGAGGCGCGGGAGGGGGACAAGACGCCTGTCTTTGACCTGACGCCCTTCGTGCGCATCCTCGACTGGATGGGCGCGGTGCGGTCGTTCGCGGTCCACGGGGACGCGTCCGGGATCAGGGGGATCGTGGACGAGAGCGTCGCCCGGGAGTTCCGGGAGGAGAGGGGAGACCGGGGGCTCGCGAGTCTCCGGGAATTCGCTGCTCGCCTCGAGGCGTTCACGCTCGCGGCGCGGATGTCAAGGCCTGTGGAGGCGGGGAATTTCGCGGGGAGGATCCGCGATCTCCTCCCCGGTGCCCGCGGCGAGGCCGCGAGGCTCGCGCCGCCCCTCGGCTGCATCCTCGACCGGGTCGAGGCTATCGGGGACCTCGCGGCAGACTACCCGGGAGGAGGGGGAGAGATCGGAATCCCCCACCTGCAGGCCCAGCGGCGGCTGGTCGGGTACCAAGTCGAGAGGGGCCTCTACATGCAGGCGGTCACGCTCGCCCGGGAGTGGATCGTCTCGCTCGCCATCGTCGCGCGAGGGGAGGGGGAGGGGTGGCTCGAGAAAGAGGTGCGCGAGGCCGCCGAGCAAGGACTCAATGCCCACTTGAAGGAGAAGAGGGGGGAGAAATTCAAGCCCACCGAGTACTACGACTGGGTCGCCCGGCACACCGCGGGAAAGTCGCTTGTCGATGCCTGGAACAGGATCGCGAATATCCGCAACGACATCGCGCACTGCGGGATGAACAAAACCCCAAAGAAGTCGAGGAACAGCGTGCAGGAGATCGGGGAGATCCCGGGGATCCTCGAAGAGCTGGAGACACTCTTCCTCCCTCCCCGCGCGTGA
- a CDS encoding CRISPR-associated protein Csx14, whose translation MKTAVIGPIGLSPPVITEFVDGIGEPVSDVILFTTAHPMVIAGAHLARAALASRFHWIRVHEVELPYDDISTEEQNFDFMRRAGATIREERERYHCERVYLNVAGGRKNMCITLALLGQLLSVDGVFHVVNPDVDIMNQRLERNRRLIARFGESNEPAAHAALYEENRAELEPLMFPPRQSYRIVRIPTLPYPGDYLAYLLAGIRGKGENLTAEDKELLCRHGLMERTGNTYAISPHGERFLEVIFSR comes from the coding sequence ATGAAAACTGCAGTGATTGGTCCGATCGGCCTCAGCCCGCCGGTCATCACGGAGTTCGTCGACGGGATTGGAGAGCCGGTGTCCGACGTGATCCTCTTCACGACAGCGCATCCCATGGTCATCGCGGGCGCACACCTCGCGAGGGCTGCCCTCGCCTCGCGGTTCCACTGGATCCGCGTCCACGAGGTCGAGCTGCCCTACGATGACATCTCCACGGAGGAGCAGAACTTCGACTTCATGCGGCGGGCGGGAGCCACGATCCGCGAGGAGCGCGAGCGGTACCACTGCGAGAGGGTGTACCTCAATGTCGCGGGCGGGAGGAAGAACATGTGCATCACCCTCGCCCTGCTGGGGCAGCTCCTCTCTGTCGACGGGGTCTTCCACGTCGTCAACCCGGACGTGGACATCATGAACCAGAGGCTGGAGAGGAACCGGCGGCTCATCGCGCGGTTCGGGGAGAGCAACGAACCCGCTGCCCACGCCGCCCTCTACGAGGAGAACAGGGCAGAGCTCGAACCCCTCATGTTCCCCCCGCGCCAGTCGTACAGGATCGTCCGGATCCCGACGCTCCCCTACCCGGGGGATTACCTCGCGTACCTCCTCGCGGGGATCCGCGGGAAGGGCGAAAATCTCACGGCCGAGGACAAGGAGCTCCTCTGCCGCCACGGCCTCATGGAGAGGACCGGGAACACGTACGCGATCAGCCCCCACGGGGAACGGTTCCTCGAGGTGATTTTCTCCCGATGA
- a CDS encoding CRISPR-associated endonuclease Cas6, giving the protein MRGGMRIPLRYLVLHTDRPVTETGTNLRGYIAGRFPQYPLLHHHLDRPLYAYPMVQYKVIGGTPSILGILEGARVLWEITDSIDELVLAGKKYRITAKVTYDQQVPLVPQREMVEYRFVSPWLGLNQENYQRWRDLRDWREKKNLLNAILTGNLLSMAKGLNVVVGERLSVHSHLEKVRTRYKGVEMTGFLGSFRVNLSMPDYLGIGKGVSQGFGTVRRVAEGAGGKRGARGEKSGEKQYAPAGAGESPRHPAAVGEKHAR; this is encoded by the coding sequence ATGAGGGGCGGGATGCGGATCCCCCTCCGGTACCTCGTCCTCCACACGGACCGGCCGGTCACCGAGACGGGGACGAACCTCCGGGGGTACATCGCGGGGAGATTCCCGCAGTACCCCCTCCTCCACCACCACCTCGACCGGCCGCTCTACGCCTACCCGATGGTCCAGTACAAGGTCATCGGCGGGACGCCCTCGATCCTCGGGATCCTCGAGGGCGCGAGGGTTCTCTGGGAGATCACCGACAGCATCGACGAGCTCGTCCTCGCGGGGAAGAAGTACAGGATCACGGCGAAGGTCACGTACGACCAGCAGGTTCCCCTCGTCCCCCAGAGGGAGATGGTCGAGTACCGGTTCGTGAGCCCGTGGCTCGGCCTGAACCAGGAGAATTACCAGAGGTGGAGGGATCTGCGTGACTGGAGGGAGAAGAAAAATCTCCTCAACGCGATCCTCACGGGGAACCTCCTCTCCATGGCAAAGGGCCTGAACGTCGTGGTCGGGGAGAGGCTCTCCGTCCACAGTCACCTCGAGAAGGTCAGGACACGGTACAAGGGCGTCGAGATGACGGGGTTCCTCGGGTCGTTCCGGGTGAACCTCTCCATGCCTGACTACCTCGGGATCGGCAAGGGCGTCTCGCAGGGGTTCGGGACGGTCAGGAGGGTGGCGGAAGGTGCGGGGGGTAAACGGGGTGCCCGCGGGGAGAAGAGCGGGGAGAAGCAGTATGCCCCGGCCGGTGCAGGAGAATCCCCCCGCCATCCCGCCGCGGTAGGTGAGAAGCACGCAAGGTGA
- the csm5 gene encoding type III-A CRISPR-associated RAMP protein Csm5, with protein sequence MRIEVSTRTPVHVGTGNVYLPAEYVKMRGEGNEQVLWRVSLPSLLRDAGPDVAEKFAQEIESREDPSKFSLGKFIKDHHLDLRPHLLYRVTNRSGEENPGEVRECAKTGGVPCIPGSSLKGAIRTALLWWHAREDQDFPAAIRREFERAERCDPKKIGMEYVASVFALKKPERGRYNAQYDLLRFLQVSDCMPGNYRLTCEGIKTYSLHGDRLEEKNYTIYAECVSGTFSGSIGGLGTIGALLEKGDDLPFLPEKSRRLLGVSPSGETRDVPRHLGRVLTMWSQWCLGKEVALARRDSDGAFADVLSQVQSWLSEGPLVRLGFASGTLYQTLIGLVEEKDRDLAENIITKCRLRRGVTRKATASGLEPPYPKSLEFSVTGQPLGWASLALEGG encoded by the coding sequence ATGAGGATCGAGGTATCGACGAGGACCCCGGTCCACGTGGGGACCGGGAACGTGTACCTGCCCGCGGAGTACGTGAAGATGCGGGGGGAGGGAAACGAGCAGGTCCTCTGGCGGGTGAGTCTCCCCTCCCTCCTCCGGGACGCCGGGCCGGACGTCGCGGAGAAGTTCGCACAGGAGATCGAGTCCCGGGAAGACCCCTCGAAATTCAGCCTCGGGAAATTCATCAAAGATCACCATCTCGACCTGCGCCCCCACCTCCTCTACAGGGTCACGAACCGGAGCGGCGAGGAGAATCCCGGGGAGGTGCGGGAGTGCGCGAAGACCGGCGGGGTCCCCTGCATCCCGGGAAGCAGCCTCAAGGGCGCGATCCGCACGGCGCTCCTCTGGTGGCACGCGAGGGAGGACCAGGATTTCCCGGCGGCCATCCGGAGGGAATTCGAACGCGCGGAGCGGTGCGACCCGAAAAAAATAGGGATGGAGTACGTTGCCTCGGTCTTCGCGCTCAAGAAGCCCGAGAGGGGGAGGTACAACGCCCAGTACGACCTCCTCCGGTTCCTCCAGGTCTCCGACTGCATGCCGGGGAATTACCGGCTCACCTGCGAGGGGATAAAGACGTACTCCCTCCACGGGGACCGGCTCGAGGAGAAAAACTACACGATTTACGCCGAGTGCGTCTCGGGGACGTTCTCCGGGTCGATCGGGGGGCTCGGGACCATCGGCGCTCTCCTCGAGAAGGGAGACGACCTCCCGTTCCTTCCGGAGAAGTCAAGGAGGCTCCTTGGGGTGAGCCCGTCGGGGGAGACGCGGGACGTCCCCCGCCACCTCGGCCGGGTGCTCACCATGTGGAGCCAGTGGTGCCTCGGGAAGGAGGTGGCCCTCGCCCGCAGGGACAGCGACGGGGCATTCGCGGACGTCCTCTCGCAGGTCCAGTCGTGGCTCTCGGAGGGTCCCCTCGTCCGGCTCGGGTTCGCGTCGGGGACGCTCTACCAGACGCTGATAGGGCTCGTCGAGGAGAAGGACCGGGATCTCGCAGAAAATATCATCACGAAGTGCAGGCTCAGGCGGGGCGTGACACGCAAGGCAACAGCGAGTGGCCTTGAACCGCCGTACCCGAAGTCCCTCGAGTTCTCGGTCACGGGCCAGCCGCTCGGGTGGGCAAGCCTCGCGCTGGAGGGAGGATGA